The Vanessa atalanta chromosome 12, ilVanAtal1.2, whole genome shotgun sequence nucleotide sequence CAGTCCGACATGGTGATCATCAGCAACCTGCCGCCCACGGTGACGTGGCAGCTGATCCGCGAGAAGTTCAGCGAGTGCGGCGACGTGAAGTTCGCCGAGATGACGGCGGCCGACACCGCCATCGTGCGCTTCCACAAGGACTGGGACGCCGAGCGCGCCGTCAAGATGTTCGACCGCACGCGCATCGACGGCCGCACCATCGACGTGCGCTTCTTCTGAGGCGCCGGGAGTGAGTGCCTTGCTGTTCTGTTTCGCCGGACAAAACACTTCCAGGGGATCGTGTGTCCCTGTGTCCTTGGTAGAGCAAGAGTTTATAATGCCCAACCGAATGACTATCTACTGGCAAAAGTTATATCGTTTCATTGAAGTTCTGTCCAAGATTCAAATATTTGTCGAATATTACTAAAAGAGCAATTAAACTTCTAAATAAAAACAGCTGAGGATCCTtcctacataaaataatattgtaagttgcgtatactaataataataataatagtcccGCAAtccttaatataataacaagtgCGCTTGTACATCGACATATGTCCTTCCCCCCCCTCCGCCCATACGTCGTACATCCTTGCAGGTCGATCGTCGGTACCAAATTGCGTAGTTACACAAGAAACCAGAATTGAATTATTCGTTTGACAGATTTGAAtcgtatacaaaatatttctactATACTTACCTGTtatggtttttattaataaagtccGCCGCACGCCGAGTCCATTCGTGCGCGGCGCCAGTGCTTCCGACCAACGTTAGTCGGCCGTTATATGTTTAGTCACGATGTCGTACTGACTCTCACTTGCGTCAGTAACAGCTTCACTAATTGCTTATGTTTCTTCGTTTATCTTCGGATTGCTTTTAAGGGCATTTTTACTCCTACATCTTATTATAATGTCGCTGTCTTTGGTATCTTTCCAATGCGCTAGTTAGTAGTGataaaaaatttgttttgtGATATCCAGCAACGCGAAGTCAATTAttgatcataatttttttattaaaaaaatctattaagaaTGTGTCAAAGCAGGATTCGAACCCGCAACTCTGGTATCGAGGACCGACAACTGGCAACCGCTGTTAAACTTTTGAGGTCGCTCGGTCtaaatttcatttttgtatACGACGATGGTGTaggaaattaaaatgatttgcaAGGTACGCGGAAGGTATTCTGTCTGCCAAACGGTCTCGATTCTTTTTTCAATGATGTATAACCGTTTGTATAATTAACGTAGGATGTGCTTTGGATATTGTTTAAGAGTGGtgggaaaataaattgtttttgtgttttcaGGGATGTGATATTGAAGTTGGTCTCTTGGTCGAAAGCCGGTTTCCATCATCGTCTTAGTACATCCGCTGCGTAACGTGTCGGGGCTGCTTCCTCTAGATCGAACTTTACTCTTgactaatatttgtaattaggCTAGTTTAGAATAAGTCATGTCTTGTTACAAACAAACGAACGTCCCGGAACCGCCATTGGCCGACTCCGCGGCTGCGGGCGCTTCGGCCTCATTTAAAGCGTAGTGTTGTGCACTCGACTCTCTGGAGATGTTCCAAAAAATTGTTTCCTTGCTGGCGAACTTTATAAGCCCgatattacattttcttatcGACTTGTAACATTTTTTGTGTAACTGTACATTCATTTgaacttcaataaaataatatagctaATACTTTGAATTATTGGTCCTCGTTATGGTCATCGAAGAGAGAAATGATTTCGAATGAGATTGAATGAAATATTCGATCTGCATATTCGGTAAGTTACCTTATTCTCACCATTGACGCTTTGCCCATCGGTTACCCGTATGTGGCTCATTAGATAGCCGTTCGTGGTGACGTCTGTCGCCAAATACAACTAGTTACATCCACGGCAATGTACTTTCACGTATcactaaacaatttatttaaattcgttattAGTGATGTCTGATTTGGTGCGGATTCAGTTCTTCCACGCACGTGGAGATTTGATGTAAAAATGCTTTTCTTTCTTACATAAATAACGATTCAGAAGTCCAAAGTAGTGCGATAAACTTACGCCTCGGTCGTGAAGGTAAATTGTAGTCGaatagttgtaaataaataacgtaaactGACTATCTGATCACAGGAATTCAGCGTAAAATGTCGAGTTTTATCGATCGATCCTGCATTTGGGTAAGAATGATATTTCGATAGTTTTTACATGTTTTAAGGTTTTTGAAGGTTTTTCAAGGGAAGGCTAATTTTGACAAGGTTGATAATTAGTTGCCAAAATTTTTGTACAAGAAATAAGTGAAAGATACAATTTGTGGTCGAACGAATTTCTCCGGCTCAGAAGAATTTAAGAAtcacaaaagtatatttttttaagtatagacAATATAGCAAAGTGAATATGAATTTGTCGACCGCGTGTCGCAAGAGGCTGACAGTGCTTCATTGATATCTAGTTTGATTTTGCGTGAGTTAAGGTTCTGGTGCATCGTCGACCATCCCAacgttttgaaaatatttcgaaGATGGAATGACGCACCGTCGTCGACTCGTCTCGAGAAAACTTTTCGTTTCAACGGTAAGTGTCCCAACTCTCAATCATCGAATTTGGAgacattaaatattgtttcattgGGTACGCATGGATGTCATACGCATATTGTTTATTCTCTTGCCAAAAATGTCGGGTACTAACTTGTTTAGAGACGATGACGACCTCCCAAAGTTACGGGTCGATTGGTCTGCGACGCGTCGTATTCCTCTCACCGGGTCATATCGACGCGATTTGGGAATATATGGTAACGTCCAGTGGTTTCTTtttcagataaaaatattatgggtgccataaaatttttgaaatatttttaggttattATTGAAATGTACAACGAGCCCGTTATCATTATTAACATTCTAACATGGTTTTCAGATGAACGTCCATTTTGAAAACGGTTTCTAACGTTATTAAACCGTAAAGTTGAACTAAATGGCACATAGTGATCGATCGTTCTTGCCCAGACCGGCAGAAATTTAAGAACGTTCGTAAAAGTACAATGCGAggtaaattagtattattttattcattattattagtcTTACTATTAAAGAAGTCCACTGAATTagcaataaaatctaaattaacttCTATTATtaagcataatatatttttcttgattCACTcgttttctaattaatttatttttatcatcccGCCATCTATAAGAGAATCAAGtcacatttttaaaacattatcgaATCCACTCCGTGTACTCCTTGCGTAAAAGGAAAATTTGGTAGGTGGCATTCAGCTCGATTATATGTTTTTCTttcgttatttaaaacttatatttaaaagatgaaaAACATTTTCAGCCCGAATCATCCACGGCGAGGTCCTGACATTTTAACGCAAAGCAACGGTATACGGAATGGAGTTTAATGGGATGGGACAGTTACGCAATGCAAAACGAAACAACCTCCCCCAACCACCGCGGTGAGTCCGAGCTGCTCGGCggaataaacatttaaacacaCGCGCCCCTCGCCACTCACGCCGCGGACGGCGGCTTTAGTTTATGAATTTATGGAGCGGCCAGCGCCGCCGTGGCCGGTATCGCGTGCGCTGAGGGTCCTATGCGACTACCCTCTGATAAGACATGTTTTATTTTCCTTTCTAGGTATCAAAATGTCACGAAATGAAGAAGGCTCAGgagaaaacatattaaattaaaaaagtgtaactaaattgtaataaattgagtttatttttgacTCGACTTTTTCTCTCTACCCATAAAAGTtttcagtttatattttttgaagcgTCCGAGCGCTTCCACGATCACGTGCGAGAAGATCTTGAGGATCACCAGCAGGAACTCCACGACGGATACTATCGAGCAGCCGATACACAAGTTGACGACGCCCCCGCTCCGCACTGAAACGAGAGGAACTCTATGTATTCAAAGATCACTTTGCCATTTCTGCCGGAAAAGGCAAAATGTCGTACGCAGGATGTCGTAGGAGCTGAAGATGACGTCCCGGACGACTCGGACTCTCGGGAAGGACGTGATTTTGAGTATCAGCCGGTTGAACCCTTCGGTGCGCTCGAAGTCCTCGCTGTCTTTGTAGTACAGCTCCAGCTCGCACGCGCCGCCGCAGCCGCACGCGCCCCCGCCGCGCCCCGCGccgcgccccgcgcccgccgcgccccccgcgccccgCAGCGACACTATCTGCGCCCTGTGGCGCAGTACGCACTTCAACTCCGCTATGTAGCATATGCGCTCGTGCCCTGTCAATTCATatcattatactttaatttatctatCTCTCATTTTGTAGCGCACGTCATGCTCCGCACGATTGTTACTAATGCGGAAATCAGGGTTGCGTGTGATAACGTTTACGTTTTTTAATGAACTTTTCGATTATTTATgagtctagatagactgtcacaGCCGGGACGTCCGTCACGCGTCGAACAAaataagtacacgcacacaaaGAAATGGTATGACGTTTGGAGAGTGTCAAACGCGGCTGTGGCGCACATCAAGTTAATAAAGTTGGCTCAATCtagctatataaataatctaaaaatatattattgaaaagtttgggcttattatttcgtatttgatatataagcaaattaacacaataatttgttgtttagatatatattttgagattatttttatttttttaaattaattcttttaaatttgtctatacattactatataaaataataagatttttatcgAATATTAAGTAactttctacatttttttacaaatatttcatattcctTATTATAaccaattgaataaatatataattaaaaaaaaaaactaaaaggtatgttaaaatattcagtaACATTAAGACTTATAGTTACAAACTGTAAAAACTGCGAATAAATCCGCGTGCACACAAGTTCACCTTATAgctatgttaatattaaaaaaactcgtGGATGTAAATCAGTATAAGTTttcgtgtttttaaatatatatatcattttgaaccgttatttaaattataataattaaatatatctgcaATTCTGGACACAAATCAGCGAGGGTCTAGCCCACCGCCCATTGCTGCTTGAAGACAAGACAACATCGAAGTAATAGTGCGGTTGAGGTTGTGATTGTTGAATTTGCCTTGAAATTGGTATACTGAATTGTTACATATAGTcgaatttagatttatattgcCATGTATGTACTCGTAGAGATCGACCGTTTTAATTCTGCTCTGTATAATCTATGTTTGtttatagcattagcatttttttttgctatctaTCTAATCTATGTTTGGATATAGCTCGGAACAAAAAGTCTTCAactgaagaaaataaaatataaaataaatttgcttaTTTAAATGTGGTAAggcttatgttttatttactttagcgtcataattacttttttgtattcACTCGgcggattttttattttatattgtcacCGGACTTAGACGTGTGGCTAAAAGCGTTTCCAAAAACACTCAAAcaattaagttttgtttataaactaaaaacttataaccaaattaaatttttttctttattcaaaattaaaagactTCTCTAAAAAATGTCACCCTCCCCCCATTAAAACCCCTTAGTGAATTTGCATAAATTCTATCTAGTGCTCATTTGCGTAAGTAAATTTCGAGTCTACAACATACCTAGAGGCCTGTAGAAATGCGGCACGCAGCCGCAAAGTTTCTGGATCATCTTGACTCTGCATTCTAACATGCAATGACTGTAGGAATAAATGGGATACCTTTTGCTTATAGGTTCATTATAAAATCTGCAATTAAAACAAGGGTTACATCGTAAAATACCTGCAGTCGGGCAAGGATCATATTTAGGAGCTTTTTCCAGCAAGCTACGTCATTCTACGGGCAggtggaaaatataaaattatgaaatttcataGACGCTCTCGTCGATTCTCTATTACGATCCATGTGCTACATTTACTGGtcatcttattattaaatactagcgaCCCAACCCCGGCTTCGCATACCTGATACATATGATACTACAGagatgtctttatatacaacgttcacagccctgcattttaaattcgtaatattatttatttaaattacatataccatacctttttgtagacctttttaaggtggaCAACACTAGtagattaatttaaactatCTCATAGGGTTCAGCCATCGTTTGCAATATAACTGCCAAAAAATGtgcttatttacgacatcacattagtaACCagaaattatcagtgtttctctactatattatgcatgtattatacacataaaccactctatctattaaaaataactacttaCATCAAGATCCGTCGTATAGTTCTAAAGAACTGAGCATATATAGAGACACGCAGCGggaagaattaaaattaaaattaagtgtaaaaaaaagGATATCCTGTCATTTCTAACACCCTACACTAAGTGAAACCTTTTTGTTCACGGTATATATTTACGTTTCACGAACTCAACAGCAGCTACTGTGTTTTCGatgttataatttgttactGATATTTTAATCTGAGCTTGTGTTCTCACTAGCTCAATAAACATTCCACTCAAACACAGCAACACAAAAGTATCGCTGTTGCTGTAACATAGCCCATCGAGGAGGGTAACGCTGTGGAAATATTAATCCGAGCGGATACTACCTGCATTTTCGTAGATAAAGTGATTTATAACGCAGTGAGTCCGATATTCTGCTACTCCAAACAGACAAGCCAAATGAGATTATCCCCTCCACGTCGAAACCGAACGATGAAGTTGTACTCGTCGTTACTTCGTCGGGGCTGTGGATGAAAACCTGCAAATTGTATcgaatgtagattatataattaattgcatttacAAAAGTTCTTTCACATGTATACGGAGGACGTTTTTACATctgatattttgtaatgtaaaatatattcttatattacttatatgccAATGAGATCATTACCATCTTTActggcacgtgcccagggcccctaTCCTGAGAGGGGCCCGATGAACCAAGAACTTCTTTCACATGTTTGTTCTCATattgactgctatgtatatttttgaaagtgatatatttgtaagaaataactaacatatttatcaaaaaaggctataaaatagccataagattgtacaatcAATCAGATTTCTACGaatatacgaaaattaccgcatcgttgaaactatacttaatgCCAGGccataagtaaattatttgtacatggtagtaaatatctaccaaaagggccccaaattcatgagtgcccaagggccccagcagaACTAGTTGTTTTGAATCTgtgaatttatgtaaatatcctGTGAATTACTTAGATAATCTTTAATATCTCTATTTATGGTACCAGAGATTGCCGGGTGGAGTGCGTACATTCCCGCCAATTTACCTGTCAAgcgtatattgtttatttttggaGCTGTTGCGTTAATACGTAATTACCGAAGAAAGGACcttttattaagaattacaGTGTTATATATtcgttaaaaatgttaataagtgCATTTAGTGCTTTTTGATATCATAGCATtgtatttcacaaaaaaatggCGTTGGTAGGTACTTAGTGGTAATAAGAACTACGAGAGAGCCTGAGTGAGTTTTAATgtcagaattaaatattaaattattgaagcctcatattttccaataataaaggccaatataatactaataaggTACCCAATACAAGTCATTATGTTAATTGACAACCACTTATTAGGtactaataaacataattctAAACAATTGTTTACATTACATGGGGCATTAAGTAAAAGAAAGTTTAACAGAGTTCTTTGGTAACCCCTAAATTTACCGGCTTAAGTTAGTGATGAGTTATGCCACAGAGCAAAGACTATCTTGCTTCAACTGGATCAGCCTTGAAGGGTGTCCCCGCCCTTCAAGGCTGTCGAGATGACGAGAGCAGATATTATCTCTGACGTCCGCGCACACCCCAGCCCGTGGTATTTCAGTCAGCGTTTGCAACGAAAGCGCAAAACAATGTAATTACGGCATCACATTAGAAAACTCTCAAATTATcggtttctctactatattatgcatgtattatacacataaaccttcctcttcaattcactttatctattaaaaaaaccgcatcaaaatgcgTAATTTAAAAGACCTAAGCATACATAGTGACAGACTGACAacggaaagcgactttgttttatactatgtagttaTATACTGATGGGTTCCAAAAGGCAGAGGCATACTTAAGAGTAGACCGAACATATGACTTATAGAGCAGAACCAAAGTTGAGCACTGTCTGAAATCCTTaccttaactttttaaataaatccccAGTGGACTTTTCTGTttcttaataatgattttagcATTTAATTATGGTTTCCTTATACAAcgttgtatgtgtgtgtatcgaatatcgatttaataaataaaaatgtattaaattaaaagtaatcgGGTGAAGGACCCTGTTGGTAATATTAATGTTGTAAGAATCGCGTGTAATCCAAAAGTtgctatttgtattttattatatatgtacctcTTTACCTACACTTATTGTTATACCTCCGTGTATCTACGTGTAGAATGACATAGGACACAACGTTGTTAGAtgtcaatttcaaaaatatataagacgGGCATGCATTTTGTTATGCGTTAGCCGACTGATAGAAATAAAATGCTTGAATGGTGTATCTGTCAGTGAGTCTTCCTTTGTTGAATGAGGCTCTTGGTCTTAGGACAGCGCCAGCGCTAGACGTGCGTACTGACTGAATTAGTAAAATCAACGTGTCGGACGACAATAGTGATCGATTAGGCTATCCATATGAATGCGCAATATATATAGgagtagtttaaaatattataacgcatataaattaacttttgaattgtaataaataagctTAAGTATAAAGTATTAGTAAACATACACATTTTGACTgttttgtttatcattattaCATAGCGAAATATAACTAATCTTTTTTGTTTCTTATCTTttcatcattttttaatatcatctcAATATCAAAATGTTAGGAATTTAACGCACCTTTTATTCGTAAGTCCTTTGAATTTCTTTcagaaatgtaataattaacaatacacAATTACATTATGGAAGCGTACAATTTATTTCAGCACACGCTGAAAGATATCTAcaactataatatttagattattaaagaagaaaaaaaaagaattgataTGGAAACAAACTCAAACCTTGTAAATACTCGAAAAATTTGTAATCTCAATAACGAAATTTGCTTCAAATACAGAGATCTCTATGTTACTTTTCACGTATGGTGGCGCTTTAGCGTTCCAGTGGCTGTAATAGAAAAACAATACAGAGTTACATGCGACTTGTAAACTTCGCCTTTGTTTCTTTATACGAACACACACGTACAATTGCTCACTTTATAGTCaaactttgaattttaataccTTTGGTAGATTACCTCTTTCGTTTCTCATTTATTTCGAATATAagacagatttattttataaaaatgtacactTATGCCAAAATGTTTGTGTTAATCGGAATATTTATCtagttttttattcgaaataaatttgtatgcaGAAAAGCTGTTTATCCACAATGAATACAGTGCTAATAGAAATAGCGCTTACTGAGGTTTGTCATATATCGCAACATTGGAATTAATCACGTGGCACATGCCCATTTCCGTCATGGCTGCATCCACGGTAATCGACCAGTTCGTATTAGTGGTCAGCCATGTGTTTTCAAATTTCCTGAACATTGAAGCCGCCAATGTCGCGTAATCTTTCGGATGAATTAGCTGTCAAATTGGAGAAGATAAATGTTGTTACCGACTACCGTGCACTTGTTATAGactattatatagtataatttatcttattaagattttattattatgaaaaatccAATCCAATGCCAGACATTCTCAATCGTTCATtaaaattaccatttttttttattactgtacaGATTTGTCCGAGTCTTTAGtgtatcttatctttaatttgtaatttttatttgatttagttgagtaatatattataaaagacgaTATATTTGTTCCTAAGAGTAATCTCCTTAAGAGGTGAGAAGACTGCAGTATAGCGATGGGACGTATAAGAGCTGTTACTTTTTCTATACTAACCTAAACTATGTTAAAAGCTACGAAGGCAAAATACATTTAGATTTGCTACTTATTTCTTATCAGCATTAAGTTTAAATCATTCGTTGCTTACCGGGATTACATCTTCCGGGATATTTAAGTCCATATATTCCAAAGTGTCCAGCGCAGCTTGCGATATTGCCCATAAATATCCCTCCACATGTAATCCCGTGTAATTATATGTTTGGctgtaattattagttttgtatttattaatgtatttgtgtgatatattttttttattaaaaacttacttgATATACGTGTGAAATTTTTTCACGTCTGGCTTATAAAGCGGACAAAGCGTAACTGCAGGGTATGAAATGTTCCAGTCAAAGTAGTTCATCTCGACGCTCATCACGGTCGGCGCCgcctgaaaataattaatattttattcatacattACTCGTAGCTGCGTGCTCGATGAGATTTCTCATCAGCAACATCTCAGGAGCATTCCTTTTTCCTATTTCAGTTATTGGTCAGACAAAcatgtttaaacaaataaagacTAAATAAAACACGGAAGTTCCAAGTGCTTAACTAATAGTGATACACttttcaaattttcaaatatctgATTATAATCAGTTaactcttttatatataaaaacaaaaccattaAACTTTTGTGGAAATTTAACTTAGTAAAActgataaaatctttttttattgaacgtatgaaacgtttaatttcaaaatgatgAATATCgtgaatttaagaaatataattttttcaccTACGTTATATAAAGAAACTCAAATTGGGTATATTTTATCCCATAAACTTACGATAAATCTTCTATACTGCACATTTAGTAACAGTGCCGCAAGTACCACGCACGCCACAAAGTTTCCTATCCAGAAAAGCCTGTGAATTAGAACTTTGCTTGAGTGAACAATGGCTTGGAGGAAATAATTCAGTACATAAAATCTTTGTaggatttttatgtaatatgagtacattaatttaaaatagaatcaaTATTGTGCTTACTTTTCCAAATAATGTATACGCTTCTCTACAAAGTAGGATAGTCCGTGTGTCGTAGAAGTGGTTAATTCATTTCGTATATATTTGACAAGATTCCCTTGTTTAATCGACCTGTTgcaattattaagtttttttatggttctggaagtaattttatttcctttcaCACGCTTATTACGCCTTAACTTCATCATTGAACTATTCTTTACAAGTTTATTCAGCAGGCCATAAACTTTGACTACTTAATGGCCGCTCTGTAGATAAGTGATTTCAAAAGCTTTTATAAGCGGCTCCGATATAATTCAACTAATGGTATACATATTCAAGCGCTTAACAATGAATCAGTACTTATTCAATAACATGAATACGTAATGATGTTGTAGACAATCTAATTATTTACGATAATGGTATCTGattaaattgtacaaaaatgTTACAGCGCTTATAGAGTCAaatgtaagtataattatatactggAAACATATagttctgtatatttttttctttcgaaCACATAAATAATctacaacatattaaaattgttcGCGTAAACATCAGGCGAAAGGCCTAGACCGATTTTTGTTAAGTTtggttgttttttaattttttatggttAGACTTGAAACTGGTATTTATTTGATCTCACTACTATAATCAGAAGCCGGAGATATAACTACAATGggctttacatttataaatagtagcCGATGGATACGAAATATGTAGACGGGGAGCCACAACCTGGTAAATACAAGAAATGAAAATTGATACAGATCGAATAGttattcagaatattttttatgaatacattttgttCATTAACACTGAATACTGATTACTGTCAGTTTGCCCATTTTCACTCTAGGAGCGACTATACAACATCAAAATTGCGCTCTTGATTTAAATAAGTGTATTCTGAAATAtgttataacataaaatgttcGCGATAAACAAAAACAGTTATATATCACAATCAAGGTTATGAGCTGGGAACAATCATCTTTTAGCAATGAGTATTTATACGACTCTTGTGTGTAAGGAAACCTTAATAGTGAATAATACCTCATTGGAGATATATTTGTCatgtttgtttgattttttatttaaactttactgTCAATAACAACTGTTTCTAAACTCTAACAAGGAGTGTATGTTATTAAACACAGGAGTccttataagttatatataacgtAGGTGTCCTTGTGTCTCGACTAAGTCTCCGTGTACAATATATCGGGTAAAAATGTAGCCATTACTCCTTGACGTCTTTATTCACAATATTACATGCTGATGGAATATCCATATCTTTATTTAGCCCTAGTGACGTCTGATTATCCGTAAATGATAAACGAAAATTACGTACACATTTATGTAacagatt carries:
- the LOC125067885 gene encoding sodium channel protein Nach-like, with the protein product MTNISPMRSIKQGNLVKYIRNELTTSTTHGLSYFVEKRIHYLEKLFWIGNFVACVVLAALLLNVQYRRFIAAPTVMSVEMNYFDWNISYPAVTLCPLYKPDVKKFHTYINQTYNYTGLHVEGYLWAISQAALDTLEYMDLNIPEDVIPLIHPKDYATLAASMFRKFENTWLTTNTNWSITVDAAMTEMGMCHVINSNVAIYDKPHHWNAKAPPYVKSNIEISVFEANFVIEITNFSSIYKVFIHSPDEVTTSTTSSFGFDVEGIISFGLSVWSSRISDSLRYKSLYLRKCRFYNEPISKRYPIYSYSHCMLECRVKMIQKLCGCVPHFYRPLGHERICYIAELKCVLRHRAQIVSLRGAGGAAGAGRGAGRGGGACGCGGACELELYYKDSEDFERTEGFNRLILKITSFPRVRVVRDVIFSSYDILLRSGGVVNLCIGCSIVSVVEFLLVILKIFSHVIVEALGRFKKYKLKTFMGREKKSSQK